In Carassius gibelio isolate Cgi1373 ecotype wild population from Czech Republic chromosome B20, carGib1.2-hapl.c, whole genome shotgun sequence, the following are encoded in one genomic region:
- the otofa gene encoding otoferlin isoform X5 translates to MALVVYLKTVTELRGKGDRIAKVTFRGLSFFSRVLENCEDEARFEQAFRWPIGSQVDGDEMLEIQVFNYSKVFTNRLIGTFRMVLQKVVEEGHLEVSDTLIDDNNSAIRTSISIEIKYQTMDGSVKVWSDGEFLDIPDDCDGTFQFETDSLLSGRSQSSGTSPGRSIHGIPTFRKTGKGVFSAMKLGKTRISKDDHKKGDDAAILDAEDLDRKTMRLGGGLDPDTISLASVTAVTTNVSNKRSKPDIKMEPSSGRLVDYQISVTVIEARQLVGLNMDPVVCVEIGEEKKYTSMKESTNCPYYNEYFVFDFHVPPDVMFDKILKISVIHSKNLLRSGTLVGTFKLDVGTVYSQAEHQFHHKWAMLSDPDDITAGCKGYVKCDIAVVGKGDNIKTPHKANETDEDDIEGNLLLPEGVPSERQWARFYVKIYRAEGLPKMNTSIMANVKKAFIGENRDLVDPYVLVQFAGQKGKTSVQKSSYEPIWNEQVIFTEMFPPLCRRLKVQIRDSDKVNDVAIGTHFIDLRKIANDGDKGFLPTMGPAWVNMYGSTRNYTLMDEHQDLNEGLGEGVSFRARLLISIAVEILDPSSAEIMSSTEVQIEPVSNMSESATGKMEEFFLFGSFLEATMIDRKIGDKAISFEVTIGNYGNQIDGVSKPASAKKKKEGGGESEEEETELIHNSSDEEGEDDGDLTSVPSTPPMKPVITDRNYFHLPYFEKKPCIYIKSWWQDQRRRLYNSNIMDKIADKLEEGLNDVQEIIKTEKAYPERRLRGVLEELSTSCSRFVTLANKDQNLSGRTKLDKERLKSCMRELESMAQQAKTIRSQVKRNTVRDKLKLVLNFLHRLRFLADEPQHSIPDVFIWMISNNKRIAYARIPSKDILYSIVDEEMGKDCGKVKAVFLRLPGKKGFGPAGWTVQAKLEMYLWLGLNKQRRDFLSGLPSGYEENKATKGTGIQAVPPISLVYNMKQVFQLRAHMYQARSLFAADSSGLSDPFARVFFSTHSQVTEVLSETLCPTWDQLLVFDNVELYGEAGELRDDPPIIVIELYDQDTVGKAEFIGRTFAKPLTKMVDEHYGPPRFPPQLEYYQIYRGNCAAGDLLAAFELLQIPYDDEEIRRALIAVHDFAVPQIKIGPAGRAALPPIDGPTDSDRGPILPVPLGIRPVLSRYRIEVLFWGLRDLKRINLAQVDRPRVDIECAGKGVQSALIQNYKKNPNFSTLVKWFEVDLPENELLHPPLNIRVVDCRAFGRYTLVGSHAVTSLRKFIYSPPDKTANNWAHTARLANGYMALTNGTSHSRPHSRPISHPSGEIVVNMDPEPHIKKMDTVVKMDATTDAVVKVDLNEDEKEKEKKKKKKKKGEEVDEEEPDESMLDWWSKYFASIETMMENLRAQEAALAEAEEREDLEIAAESAGTKPKEKSKDKKSSKDKKKNHDGTDKRPPKPKVDELMVYNKELESEFGSFEDWLHTFNLFRGKAGDDIDHNVVDDDRIVGRFKGSLCMYKLPLSEEIIRDAGFDPNMGMFQSIPHNDPINVLIRIYIIRATDLHPADINGKADPYIVIRLGKSEIRDKENYISKQLNPVFGKSFDIEATFPMESMLTVAVYDWDLVGTDDLIGETKIDLENRYYSKHRATCGIASNYSVHGYNVWRDPQKPTQILAKLCKEAKLDGPNYGPGGKVKVANRIFLGPTEIEDESGLKKQTEEHLALTVLRHWEEIPRVGCKLIPEHVETRPLLNPDKPGIEQGRIEMWVDMFPMDVPAPGPAIDISPRKPKRYELRVIIWNTDEVILEDDDYFTGEKSSDIFVRGWLKGQQEDKQDTDVHYHSLTGEGNFNWRFVFPFDYLMAEEKIVISKKESMFSWDETEYKIPARLTLQVWDADHFSADDFLGAIELDLNKFPRGAKTAKQCSLNMVLKEHELPTISIFKQKRVKGWWPFVARDENDEFELTGKVEAELHLLTAEEAEKNPVGLGRNEPEPLEKPNRPDTTFLWFLSPLKAIRYLICNRYKWLIIKIVLALLLLIMVGLFLYSMPGYLVKKLLGA, encoded by the exons gttaATTGGCACTTTCCGCATGGTTCTGCAGAAGGTGGTGGAGGAGGGTCACTTGGAGGTGTCTGACACTCTTATTGACGACAATAACTCAGCCATACGG aCAAGTATTTCCATAGAGATCAAATATCAGACCATGGACGGGAGTGTGAAGGTATGGAGCGATGGTGAATTCCTTGATATTCCAGATGACTGTGATGGAACTTTCCAGTTTGAGACAGACAGTCTACTCTCTGGACGCAGCCAGAGCTCTGGGACATCACCTGGACGTTCTATCCACGGCATTCCCACATTCCGCAA GACAGGAAAAGGAGTGTTTTCAGCCATGAAACTGGGAAAGACGCGCATCTCTAAAGATGACCACAAAAAAGGAG ATGACGCTGCCATTTTGGATGCAGAAGATCTTGATCGAAAGACCATGCGTCTGGGCGGTGGGCTCGACCCTGATACCATCTCACTGGCCTCTGTTACTGCAGTAACCACGAACGTCTCCAACAAAAG ATCAAAGCCTGACATTAAGATGGAGCCCAGTTCAGGGCGTCTTGTGGATTATCAG ATCAGCGTAACAGTAATCGAGGCCCGTCAGTTGGTTGGTTTGAACATGGATCCTGTGGTTTGTGTGGAAATTGGCGAGGAGAAGAAGTATACATCGATGAAGGAGTCCACAAACTGCCCCTACTACAATGAG TACTTTGTCTTTGACTTCCATGTGCCTCCAGATGTCATGTTTGACAAGATCCTGAAGATTTCG GTTATACATTCTAAAAACCTTCTACGAAGCGGTACTCTGGTGGGGACCTTCAAACTAGATGTGGGAACTGTTTACTCACAAGCTG AGCATCAGTTCCACCACAAATGGGCAATGCTGTCGGACCCTGATGACATCACAGCCGGCTGCAAAGGTTACGTTAAGTGTGATATTGCAGTCGTAGGAAAAGGAGACAACATCAAGACACCGCACAAGGCCAATGAAACAGATGAGGATGACATAGAGGG GAATCTTCTTTTGCCGGAGGGTGTTCCATCAGAGAGACAATGGGCTCGGTTTTATGTTAAGATTTACAGAGCTGAGGGACTACCAAAAATGAACACCAGCATCATGGCCAATGTGAAAAAAGCATTTATCGGGGAGAACAGGGATCTTGTGGACCCTTATGTCCTGGTGCAATTTGCAGGGCAGAAG GGTAAAACGTCAGTTCAGAAGAGCAGCTACGAGCCCATCTGGAATGAGCAAGTAATCTTCACCGAGATGTTCCCACCTTTGTGTAGGCGACTGAAAGTTCAGATCCGTGATTCAGACAAGGTGAATGATGTTGCCATAGGAACCCATTTCATCGATCTACGAAAGATCGCAAACGATGGAGACAAAG GGTTCCTACCTACTATGGGCCCAGCCTGGGTGAATATGTATGGTTCTACCCGTAACTACACCCTGATGGATGAGCACCAGGACCTAAATGAGGGGCTGGGGGAAGGTGTGTCTTTTAGGGCACGCCTCCTCATTAGTATCGCAGTGGAGATCCTGGACCCCTCCTCTGCAGAAATAATGAGCTCTACTGAGGTACAAATAGAGCCGGTGTCCAACATGTCAGAG agtgccacgggGAAGATGGAGGAATTTTTCCTTTTTGGATCGTTCTTGGAGGCCACAATGATAGACAGAAAAATTGGTGATAAAGCCATCAGCTTTGAAGTCACTATCG GTAACTATGGTAACCAGATTGATGGAGTGAGCAAGCCTGCATCAGCAAAGAAGAAGAAAGAGGGTGGAGGGGAGAGTGAAGAAGAGGAGACTGAGCTCATCCATAACTCCAGCGATGAAGAGGGAGAGGATGATGGAGATTTGACATCTGTGCCGTCCACCCCTCCTATGAAACCAGTTATAACTGACAG GAATTACTTCCACTTGCCTTACTTTGAAAAGAAACCCTGCATTTACATCAAGAGCTGGTGGCAAGATCAGAGGAGACGACTCTACAACTCCAATATAATGGACAAGATTGCAGATAAACTG GAGGAAGGTCTGAATGATGTTCAAGAAATCATAAAAACAGAGAAAGCATATCCAGAACGCAGACTTCGAGGAGTTTTAGAGGAGCTTAGCACAAGTTGCAG TCGATTTGTTACACTGGCAAACAAAGATCAGAATCTATCCGGAAGAACCAAGCTGGACAAAGAGAGGCTCAAGTCCTGCATGAGAGAGTTG GAGAGTATGGCTCAGCAGGCGAAGACTATCCGCTCACAGGTGAAGAGAAACACAGTTCGAGACAAACTCAAGCTAGTGTTGAATTTCCTTCACAGGCTTCGTTTCCTGGCAGATGAG CCCCAGCACAGCATCCCTGATGTGTTCATATGGATGATTAGCAACAACAAACGCATAGCGTACGCCCGCATTCCCTCCAAAGACATCCTCTACTCAATTGTTGACGAAGAGATGGGAAAGGACTGTGGGAAAGTTaaagctgtttttctcagg CTGCCTGGAAAGAAAGGCTTTGGGCCTGCTGGCTGGACAGTTCAGGCTAAACTGGAGATGTATTTGTGGCTGGGCTTGAACAAACAGAGGAGGGACTTCTTGAGCGGCCTCCCTAGCGGCTATGAAGAAAACAAGGCTACTAAGGGAACCGGCATTCAAGCTGTTCCTCCCATCAGCCTGGTTTATAACA TGAAGCAGGTGTTTCAGCTGAGGGCCCACATGTATCAGGCTCGCAGTCTGTTTGCTGCTGACAGTAGCGGCCTGTCTGACCCTTTTGCAAGGGTTTTCTTCTCCACCCACAGCCAGGTGACAGAG GTCCTCAGTGAGACTCTTTGTCCTACATGGGATCAGTTGCTTGTGTTTGATAATGTTGAACTCTACGGTGAGGCTGGGGAACTCCGTGATGATCCACCAATCATTGTCATTGAACTGTATGACCAAGACACTGTG GGGAAAGCTGAGTTCATTGGGCGAACATTTGCAAAGCCACTAACTAAGATGGTTGATGAACACTACGGGCCGCCACGGTTTCCCCCTCAGCTGGAGTACTACCAAATCTACAGAGGAAACTGCGCTGCAGGAGATCTGTTGGCTGCTTTTGAGCTCCTGCAG ATTCCTTATGATGATGAGGAGATCAGGAGGGCCCTTATTGCTGTCCATGACTTTGCTGTACCTCAGATCAAG ATTGGTCCAGCAGGGCGGGCAGCTCTTCCTCCAATTGATGGGCCGACTGATTCTGACCGTGGACCCATTCTTCCTGTTCCATTGGGCATACGACCAGTTCTCAGCAGATATCGTATAGAG GTCCTGTTCTGGGGTCTGAGGGACCTTAAAAGAATCAATCTGGCTCAGGTGGACAGGCCTCGCGTGGACATCGAGTGTGCAGGGAAAGGAGTTCAGTCAGCCCTCATTCAGAACTACAAGAAGAATCCTAACTTCAGCACGTTAGTAAAGTGGTTTGAAGTG GATCTGCCAGAAAATGAGCTTCTTCATCCACCACTCAATATTCGGGTGGTGGACTGCAGGGCATTCGGACGCTACACCTTGGTGGGGTCTCATGCCGTGACCAGCCTTCGCAAGTTCATCTACAGCCCCCCAGACAAGACTGCTAACAACTGGGCTCACACCG CTAGACTGGCCAATGGCTACATGGCTCTCACGAATGGGACATCTCATTCCCGCCCCCACTCCCGTCCCATTTCTCATCCCTCAGGTGAAATTGTGGTCAACATGGACCCTGAACCCCACATTAAGAAGATGGACACAGTTGTCAAGATGGATGCT ACCACCGATGCTGTTGTTAAAGTAGACTTG AATGAGGAtgagaaggagaaagagaaaaagaaaaagaagaaaaagaaaggagaAGAAGTGGACGAGGAGGAGCCGGATGAGAGCATGTTGGACTGGTGGTCCAAATACTTTGCCTCAATAGAGACTATGATGGAG AATCTCAGAGCCCAGGAGGCTGCTCTGGCAGAGGCAGAGGAAAGAGAAGATTTGGAGATAGCAGCAGAGAGTGCAG GCACCAAACCCAAGGAGAAGAGCAAAGACAAGAAGAGCTCCAAGGACAAAAAGAAGAACCACGATGGCACAGATAAACGACCTCCAAAACCAAAAGTTGATGAACTCATG GTGTACAATAAAGAGCTGGAGAGTGAGTTTGGTAGCTTTGAGGACTGGCTCCACACCTTCAACCTGTTTAGAGGAAAGGCTGGAGATGACATTGACCACAATGTGGTTGATGATGACAGGATTGTGGGCAGATTCAAG GGCTCCCTCTGTATGTATAAACTCCCACTGTCTGAGGAGATCATCAGGGACGCAGGATTTGACCCAAACATGGGCATGTTCCAAAGTATTCCTCACAATGACCCTATCAATGTTCTCATAAGGATTTATATCATTAGA GCAACAGATCTGCATCCCGCGGATATAAATGGTAAAGCAGATCCTTATATAGTCATTCGATTGGGAAAGTCAGAGATTCGGGACAAGGAGAACTACATATCCAAGCAGCTAAATCCTGTCTTTGGAAA ATCGTTCGACATAGAGGCTACGTTCCCAATGGAGTCCATGCTGACGGTTGCAGTATATGACTGGGATTTGGTTGGAACTGACGACCTGATTGGTGAGACTAAGATCGATTTGGAGAACCGATACTACAGCAAACACAGAGCCACATGTGGCATTGCATCCAACTACTCTGT CCATGGTTACAATGTATGGCGTGACCCTCAGAAGCCAACCCAGATCCTTGCTAAGTTGTGCAAAGAAGCTAAACTGGATGGACCCAATTATGGACCTGGTGGGAAGGTCAAAGTTGCAAACCGCATCTTTCTTGGGCCAACAGAAATTGAAGATGAGAGCG GTCTGAAGAAGCAGACTGAAGAACACTTGGCTCTTACGGTTCTTAGGCATTGGGAGGAGATCCCACGTGTTGGTTGCAAACTCATCCCTGAGCATGTGGAGACCAGACCGCTCCTCAACCCAGACAAGCCAGGCATAGAGCAG GGAAGGATTGAAATGTGGGTGGACATGTTTCCTATGGATGTACCAGCACCAGGACCAGCCATTGACATATCACCACGCAAACCAAAGAG ATATGAGCTCAGGGTGATAATATGGAATACTGACGAGGTAATTCTGGAAGACGATGATTACTTCACAGGGGAAAAGTCCAGTGACATTTTTGTGAGGGG TTGGCTAAAAGGACAGCAGGAGGACAAACAGGACACAGACGTGCATTATCACTCTCTAACTGGGGAAGGAAACTTCAACTGGCGCTTTGTTTTCCCTTTTGACTATCTCATGGCTGAGGAGAAGATAGTCATCTCTAAGAAGGAATCCATGTTTTCCTGGGATGAGACCGAGTACAAGATTCCTGCTCGACTCACCCTTCAAGTATGGGATGCTGACCATTTCTCCGCAGATGACTTCCTGG GTGCGATTGAGCTGGACTTGAATAAGTTTCCCCGTGGGGCAAAAACAGCTAAGCAGTGCTCTCTCAACATGGTTCTCAAAGAGCATGAGCTGCCAACCATCTCCATCTTCAAACAGAAAAGAGTGAAGGGCTGGTGGCCATTTGTGGCCCGGGATGAGAATGATGAATTTGAGCTCACA GGGAAAGTGGAGGCAGAGCTCCATCTGTTGACAGCGGAGGAGGCAGAGAAAAATCCAGTCGGCCTTGGGCGGAATGAACCTGAACCACTTGAGAAACCAAA CCGTCCTGACACCACCTTCCTGTGGTTTTTGAGTCCGCTGAAGGCCATCCGCTACCTGATATGCAACCGCTACAAATGGCTCATCATCAAGATCGTCTTGGCTCTGCTGCTGCTGATCATGGTGGGCCTGTTTCTCTACAGCATGCCAGGCTATCTGGTCAAGAAGCTGCTCGGGGCCTAA